In the Pseudomonas sp. ADAK2 genome, one interval contains:
- a CDS encoding aldehyde dehydrogenase family protein, with the protein MSLPYLLPATSAFIQRAPRMLIGGDWVEAADGQTMPLHNPATGEILCVVPRATPEDVDRAVLAARQAFDDSTWTRTRPRERQNLLWKLADLMERDAELLAQLECLNNGKSAAVAQVMDVQLSIDFLRYMAGWATKIEGSSVEVSLPLMPNDQFHSFIRREAVGVVGAIVAWNFPLLLACWKLGPALATGCTVVLKPADETPLSALKLAELVLEAGYPEGVFNVVTGTGITAGSALTHNPLVDKLTFTGSTAVGKQIGKIAMDSMTRVTLELGGKSPTIVMADADLKTAATGAASAIFFNQGQVCCAGSRLYVQRKHFDNVVADIADIANAMKLGNGMDPTVDMGPLISARQQERVYGYIEKGRESGATIACGGEQFGPGFFVKPTVIVDVDQKHSLVQDEIFGPVLVAIPFDDEADALRMANDSPYGLGASIWSNDLAAVHRMIPRIKSGSVWVNCHSALDPALPFGGYKMSGVGREMGYAAIEHYTELKSVLIKL; encoded by the coding sequence ATGTCCCTCCCTTATTTGCTTCCCGCCACGTCGGCATTCATCCAGCGCGCCCCGCGCATGCTGATCGGCGGCGATTGGGTCGAGGCCGCCGACGGCCAGACCATGCCCCTGCACAACCCGGCCACCGGTGAAATTTTATGTGTGGTGCCTCGGGCCACGCCGGAAGATGTGGACCGCGCAGTGCTCGCTGCCCGCCAGGCGTTCGATGATTCAACCTGGACCCGCACCCGTCCCCGGGAACGGCAAAACCTGTTGTGGAAACTCGCCGACCTGATGGAACGCGACGCCGAGCTGCTGGCGCAACTGGAATGCCTGAACAACGGCAAAAGCGCCGCAGTCGCCCAAGTCATGGACGTTCAATTGTCCATCGACTTCCTGCGCTACATGGCCGGTTGGGCGACCAAGATCGAAGGTTCCAGCGTTGAAGTCTCGTTACCACTGATGCCCAACGATCAATTCCACAGCTTCATTCGTCGCGAAGCGGTGGGGGTGGTCGGCGCCATCGTCGCCTGGAACTTCCCATTGCTGCTGGCCTGCTGGAAACTCGGCCCGGCCCTGGCCACCGGTTGCACCGTGGTGCTCAAACCTGCCGATGAAACACCACTGAGCGCGCTGAAACTCGCCGAATTGGTGCTGGAAGCCGGCTACCCCGAGGGGGTGTTCAACGTGGTCACCGGCACCGGCATCACCGCCGGCTCGGCGCTGACTCACAACCCGTTGGTGGACAAGCTGACCTTCACCGGCTCCACCGCCGTCGGTAAGCAGATCGGCAAGATCGCCATGGATTCCATGACCCGGGTAACCCTGGAACTGGGCGGCAAATCGCCGACCATCGTCATGGCCGACGCCGATCTGAAGACTGCCGCTACGGGTGCAGCCAGTGCGATTTTCTTCAACCAGGGCCAGGTCTGCTGCGCCGGTTCCAGGCTGTATGTGCAGCGCAAGCATTTCGACAATGTGGTGGCAGACATCGCCGACATCGCCAACGCCATGAAGCTTGGCAACGGCATGGACCCAACCGTGGACATGGGGCCGTTGATTTCAGCGCGGCAGCAAGAGCGGGTTTACGGCTATATCGAAAAAGGCCGGGAAAGCGGCGCAACCATCGCCTGCGGTGGTGAGCAGTTCGGGCCGGGGTTCTTCGTCAAGCCGACGGTGATTGTCGATGTCGATCAGAAGCACTCGCTGGTGCAGGACGAGATTTTCGGGCCGGTGCTGGTGGCGATTCCGTTTGATGACGAGGCCGATGCGTTGCGCATGGCCAACGACAGCCCTTATGGTTTGGGCGCGAGTATTTGGTCGAATGATCTGGCGGCGGTGCACCGGATGATTCCGCGGATCAAGTCGGGGTCGGTGTGGGTCAATTGCCACAGCGCGCTCGATCCGGCGCTGCCGTTTGGCGGGTACAAGATGTCGGGGGTCGGTCGGGAGATGGGGTATGCGGCGATTGAGCATTACACCGAGTTGAAGTCGGTGTTGATCAAGCTCTGA
- a CDS encoding DUF1652 domain-containing protein, whose amino-acid sequence MFLSTLEIQNIIERSFLPSVCTCNMEADQSLTIRVCDCMTGKVDMVATHVPLWTLDSPHAIASLVADMRQEIEVHKGVHPTFYI is encoded by the coding sequence ATGTTCCTTTCAACCCTGGAAATTCAAAACATCATTGAACGCAGCTTTCTGCCATCGGTTTGCACGTGCAACATGGAGGCCGATCAGTCCCTGACCATTCGGGTCTGTGACTGCATGACCGGCAAAGTCGACATGGTGGCGACCCATGTCCCGCTCTGGACCCTGGACAGTCCCCATGCGATCGCCTCGCTGGTGGCTGATATGCGGCAGGAAATCGAGGTTCACAAAGGCGTTCACCCGACCTTTTATATCTGA
- a CDS encoding TIGR03571 family LLM class oxidoreductase: MHSRFQRLLGPNGFSIGLELPLDNDWSSDGQRLRMAEDRPFGVPDLKQHAAMARLADKSGFRALWVRDVPVYDPNFGDAAQVFETFSYLGYLAGITDNIMLGTAAVVLPLRQPWLTLKAANSVDELSDGRLLLGVASGDRPMEYPLFGVDYAQRGEIFRDTVELLRSQGEGRLPEGARLLPERDQSVPLLVAGLGQQSPAWIGQHMDGWLAYPGTPDEHRRRVGLWREVGGDKPYISFVHLDLEANPYAPMRRVRFGGSCGRLALIDELQALRDAGVQHVGLHMRRSERPVAEVIEEIAEHVLPMFH; this comes from the coding sequence ATGCACTCACGTTTTCAACGATTATTGGGCCCGAATGGGTTTTCCATTGGCCTGGAACTGCCGCTGGATAATGATTGGTCCAGTGATGGGCAACGGCTGCGAATGGCCGAGGACAGGCCTTTTGGTGTTCCCGATCTGAAGCAGCACGCGGCTATGGCGCGCCTGGCTGATAAATCCGGGTTTCGCGCCCTTTGGGTTCGCGACGTACCGGTTTATGACCCCAATTTCGGCGATGCCGCGCAGGTATTTGAAACGTTTTCGTACCTTGGCTATCTGGCTGGGATCACCGACAACATCATGTTGGGCACCGCCGCGGTTGTGCTGCCGTTGCGTCAGCCGTGGCTGACACTCAAGGCTGCCAACAGTGTCGATGAGTTGAGTGATGGTCGCCTGCTGCTTGGCGTGGCCAGCGGTGATCGGCCGATGGAGTATCCGTTGTTTGGTGTCGACTATGCCCAGCGAGGCGAAATCTTTCGCGATACGGTTGAGTTGTTGCGCAGCCAGGGCGAAGGTCGCTTGCCTGAGGGCGCTCGCCTGTTGCCGGAGCGCGATCAGTCGGTGCCGTTGTTGGTGGCGGGGCTGGGCCAGCAGTCTCCGGCCTGGATTGGTCAGCACATGGACGGATGGCTCGCCTACCCTGGCACGCCGGATGAGCATCGTCGTCGCGTGGGGCTGTGGCGTGAGGTCGGTGGCGATAAACCTTACATCAGCTTTGTTCATCTGGATCTGGAGGCCAATCCGTATGCGCCGATGCGGCGAGTGCGCTTTGGTGGCAGTTGTGGGCGGCTGGCGTTGATTGATGAGCTTCAGGCGTTGCGTGATGCAGGTGTGCAGCATGTGGGCCTGCATATGCGTCGTAGCGAACGCCCGGTGGCAGAGGTCATTGAGGAGATCGCTGAACACGTACTGCCAATGTTTCACTAA
- a CDS encoding ABC transporter ATP-binding protein, with protein sequence MQRLIVRLIDSQNPQALEAALRWLYSFVRPHRLAIAGLLGLSVCASLLVLVQPWLTKLLIDDGLLGRNFPVLVLIAGLMIVAGLLGTALSGINRYLHTRLSGRILFALRDDLYRHLQTLSPSFYGQRRIGDLMSRLDGDVAEIQRFAVDSLFSAVSSVIGLFFSVAMLLTLSWKLSLLALVLIPLDVLWLRWMRRKVERDVRQLRERSADMSSFMVETLPVMKFIQSAGQQQREARRLESLGQGYMSQLLRLQVTEFFTQAVPGTLTSLSRACAFLIGGYWVVQGTWQLGALIAFSTYLGMAVGPVQSLLGLYVAIQRMTVSLGRVMELRGEEPTVLTPVTPQPMPSSGELRFDNVHFSHPGRPSTLSGIDARIPYGLKVALSGGSGVGKSTLIDLLQRHHDPQSGRVLLGEVDLRELDLFELRRRIAIVSQDIVLFRGSLADNLAYAMPDASREAIAEVARLAQLDSLIASLPEGLDSPLGERGQQLSGGQKQRIAIARALLQDPLILVLDEATSAVDEATEREVIEAIDRLFAGRTRILISHRPSTLADADLRFELLDGVLTSKTVLHEA encoded by the coding sequence ATGCAACGCCTGATCGTGCGGCTGATCGACAGCCAGAATCCGCAAGCCCTGGAAGCGGCGCTGCGCTGGCTCTACAGCTTCGTGCGGCCCCATCGGCTAGCGATTGCGGGATTGCTCGGGTTGTCGGTCTGCGCTTCGCTGCTGGTGTTGGTGCAACCGTGGCTCACCAAACTGCTGATCGACGATGGCCTGCTGGGGCGCAATTTCCCGGTGCTGGTGCTGATCGCCGGTTTGATGATCGTCGCCGGTTTGCTCGGCACCGCGTTGTCGGGGATCAACCGTTATCTGCACACGCGGTTGTCCGGGCGGATTCTGTTTGCCTTGCGCGATGATCTTTATCGGCACTTGCAGACGTTGTCGCCGAGCTTCTACGGCCAGCGACGCATCGGCGATTTGATGTCGCGCCTGGATGGCGATGTTGCGGAGATTCAGCGTTTTGCCGTGGACTCGCTGTTCTCGGCGGTATCCAGCGTGATTGGCCTGTTCTTCTCCGTAGCGATGCTGTTGACCTTGTCGTGGAAACTCTCGCTGCTGGCGCTGGTGCTGATTCCCCTAGACGTGCTCTGGCTGCGCTGGATGCGGCGCAAGGTCGAGCGTGATGTGCGGCAGTTGCGCGAGCGCTCGGCGGACATGTCCTCGTTCATGGTCGAGACATTGCCGGTGATGAAATTCATCCAGTCCGCCGGCCAACAACAGCGCGAAGCGCGGCGGCTGGAGAGTTTGGGGCAGGGCTACATGAGCCAGTTGCTACGCCTGCAAGTCACCGAGTTTTTCACCCAGGCGGTGCCGGGTACATTGACCTCGTTGTCCCGGGCCTGTGCGTTCTTGATCGGCGGTTATTGGGTGGTGCAGGGCACTTGGCAACTCGGCGCGTTGATCGCGTTTTCCACGTACCTCGGGATGGCGGTGGGCCCGGTGCAAAGTTTGCTCGGGCTGTATGTCGCGATCCAGCGGATGACTGTCAGCCTCGGGCGGGTGATGGAGTTGCGCGGCGAAGAACCGACCGTGCTCACACCCGTTACACCACAACCAATGCCAAGCTCTGGCGAGCTGCGTTTCGACAATGTGCATTTCAGCCATCCGGGGCGCCCGAGCACGTTGAGCGGGATCGACGCGCGCATTCCCTACGGCTTGAAAGTCGCCCTGAGCGGCGGTTCCGGGGTGGGAAAATCGACCCTGATCGACCTGTTGCAACGGCACCACGATCCACAGTCTGGCCGGGTGTTGCTGGGGGAGGTCGATCTGCGGGAGCTGGACCTGTTCGAGTTGCGTCGACGGATTGCGATCGTCAGTCAGGACATCGTGCTGTTTCGCGGCAGCCTCGCGGACAACCTGGCGTATGCGATGCCAGACGCCAGTCGTGAAGCCATCGCCGAAGTCGCGCGGCTGGCGCAACTCGACAGCCTGATCGCGTCCCTGCCCGAAGGTCTCGACAGCCCATTGGGCGAGCGCGGCCAGCAGTTGTCCGGCGGGCAGAAACAGCGGATCGCCATCGCTCGGGCACTGTTGCAGGATCCATTGATTCTGGTGCTCGACGAAGCCACTTCGGCGGTGGATGAAGCCACCGAGCGCGAAGTGATCGAAGCCATCGACCGCTTGTTTGCCGGACGTACGCGCATCCTCATTAGCCATCGGCCTTCGACGTTGGCCGATGCCGACCTGCGCTTTGAGTTGCTCGATGGCGTGCTCACGTCGAAAACGGTGCTGCATGAAGCCTGA
- the qhpE gene encoding subtilisin-like serine protease QhpE, producing the protein MKPELRIGVVDSGHSAAQRVQVVVGRRFSLLEDGLAESDLRDDPLGHGSAVIEAIGRRAPAAVFCVGQVFDQRGVTSALQIATAIDWLVAQDVRLINLSLGLRQDRSLLREACAAAVARGVLLCASSPAQGEGVFPANYPQVLRVTGDARCAENEWSWLNSAQADFAACVHGTYPGQSGASLGCAALSGHIAGFLVAHPDASNQHVIEWLRDHARYRGPERRFGP; encoded by the coding sequence ATGAAGCCTGAACTGCGGATTGGTGTGGTGGACAGCGGTCACTCGGCGGCGCAACGGGTGCAGGTTGTCGTGGGACGGCGCTTTTCGTTGTTGGAGGATGGGCTGGCGGAAAGTGATCTGCGTGACGATCCGCTGGGCCACGGCAGCGCGGTGATCGAGGCCATTGGGCGGCGGGCGCCGGCAGCAGTGTTCTGTGTGGGGCAGGTGTTTGACCAGCGCGGCGTCACCAGCGCCTTGCAGATTGCCACGGCGATTGACTGGTTGGTGGCGCAGGACGTGCGGTTGATCAATTTGAGCCTCGGTTTGCGCCAGGATCGCAGTCTGTTGCGCGAGGCTTGTGCGGCGGCGGTGGCACGAGGTGTTTTGCTGTGTGCATCGAGTCCGGCCCAGGGCGAGGGCGTGTTTCCGGCGAATTACCCACAGGTGCTGCGGGTCACCGGCGATGCGCGATGCGCCGAGAACGAATGGTCGTGGCTCAACAGTGCCCAGGCGGATTTTGCGGCGTGTGTACACGGGACGTACCCGGGGCAATCGGGGGCCAGTCTGGGCTGTGCGGCGTTGAGCGGGCACATTGCCGGTTTCCTCGTCGCCCATCCCGATGCGAGCAATCAACATGTCATCGAATGGCTGCGGGATCACGCCCGTTATCGCGGCCCTGAACGGCGTTTCGGCCCATGA
- a CDS encoding sigma-54-dependent Fis family transcriptional regulator, producing MTLIKTTHPKPHQEARLAREKLHLEGEVPNGVLRAEIDASWRRSLSHGVPFNGKHELTLESSASLEVLLASNRLLIDAAMPAIDYLAERQGKEGLIILANSDATILAVEGRADRLKGSGLQDITLGACWSEAARGTNALGTALVEARPTLIDCGEHYLDRLSDFSCTSVPIHCPQGDILGVLDLTREGPLGRVHDSTALLAMAVSQIESRVFNASYPDQIVLAFHSRRQYLESPWQGLLAVSLGGQILAVSAQACQLLRAERSALVGHRCEEFLGVDGLQLLARLQQGGVGSLQTAKGEFFYKTLRAPQRSINVGTTPRPVAKPAKPQPDLESLAGSNVRYARALRMARQGLANELPVLLLGETGTGKEVIARALHMAGSRCDKPFVAVNCAAIPEGLIESELFGYREGAFTGSRRGGMVGRLQQAHGGTLFLDEIGDMPLALQARLLRVLQDRKVAPLGAGEEQDIDVALICATHRDLKRLVEDKHFREDLFYRVNGISVMLPALREREDFSNLVGRLLAKLDAPAVTLHDDLSKLLGGYHWPGNIRQLEMVLRTALAMRETGDTVLTLDHLPDSMLDDLTATERPHAGSIRENELELIRQSLDAHQGNVSAAADALGISRATLYRKLKQLRL from the coding sequence ATGACGCTAATAAAAACAACACACCCCAAACCGCATCAGGAAGCCCGGCTGGCCCGGGAAAAACTGCACCTGGAAGGCGAAGTGCCCAACGGCGTCTTGCGTGCGGAAATCGATGCCTCGTGGCGGCGCAGCCTCAGCCATGGCGTGCCTTTCAACGGCAAGCACGAGCTGACCCTGGAATCGAGCGCCAGCCTTGAAGTGTTGCTGGCCAGCAATCGATTGCTGATCGACGCCGCCATGCCGGCCATCGATTACCTGGCCGAACGCCAAGGTAAAGAAGGGCTGATCATCCTCGCCAATTCCGACGCGACCATCCTCGCCGTCGAAGGCCGCGCCGACCGCCTCAAGGGTTCCGGCCTGCAAGACATCACCCTCGGCGCCTGCTGGAGCGAAGCCGCTCGCGGCACTAACGCCCTCGGCACCGCACTGGTCGAAGCCCGGCCGACCCTGATCGATTGCGGCGAACATTACCTGGATCGCCTGAGCGATTTCTCCTGCACTTCGGTGCCGATTCACTGCCCCCAAGGCGATATCCTCGGCGTCCTCGACCTGACCCGCGAAGGCCCGCTCGGCCGCGTCCACGACAGCACCGCATTATTGGCCATGGCCGTCAGCCAGATCGAAAGCCGGGTGTTCAATGCGAGCTATCCGGACCAGATCGTCCTGGCGTTCCACAGCCGTCGGCAGTATCTCGAATCCCCATGGCAGGGCCTGTTGGCGGTGAGCCTCGGCGGACAGATTCTCGCGGTCAGCGCTCAGGCCTGCCAGTTGTTGCGCGCCGAGCGCTCGGCGCTGGTTGGGCATCGCTGCGAAGAGTTTCTCGGCGTCGATGGCCTGCAACTGCTGGCCCGGTTGCAACAGGGCGGCGTCGGCAGCCTGCAAACCGCCAAGGGCGAATTCTTCTACAAAACCCTGCGCGCGCCCCAGCGTTCGATCAACGTCGGCACCACGCCGCGCCCGGTGGCCAAACCCGCCAAACCCCAACCCGATCTGGAATCCCTGGCCGGCAGCAATGTCCGTTACGCGCGCGCCTTGCGCATGGCCCGCCAAGGCCTGGCCAATGAACTGCCGGTGTTGCTGCTCGGCGAAACCGGCACCGGCAAGGAAGTCATCGCCCGTGCCTTGCACATGGCCGGCAGCCGTTGCGACAAACCCTTCGTCGCGGTGAACTGCGCGGCGATCCCCGAAGGCCTGATCGAGTCGGAACTGTTCGGCTACCGCGAAGGCGCGTTCACCGGTTCGCGCCGTGGCGGCATGGTCGGACGCCTGCAACAGGCCCATGGCGGTACCTTGTTCCTCGATGAAATCGGCGACATGCCGCTGGCGCTGCAAGCACGTCTGTTGCGGGTGTTGCAGGACCGAAAAGTCGCCCCGTTGGGCGCCGGCGAAGAGCAGGACATCGACGTCGCCCTGATCTGCGCCACCCACCGCGACCTCAAACGCCTGGTGGAAGACAAACACTTTCGCGAAGACCTGTTTTACCGGGTCAACGGCATCAGCGTGATGCTCCCGGCCCTGCGCGAACGCGAAGATTTCAGCAACCTCGTCGGTCGTCTGCTGGCCAAACTCGATGCGCCAGCGGTCACCCTGCATGACGACCTGAGCAAGTTGCTCGGCGGCTATCACTGGCCGGGCAACATCCGCCAATTGGAGATGGTGCTGCGCACCGCGCTGGCGATGCGCGAAACGGGCGACACCGTGCTCACCCTCGACCACTTGCCCGACAGCATGCTCGACGACCTCACCGCCACCGAACGCCCCCACGCCGGCAGCATTCGTGAAAACGAACTGGAGCTGATTCGCCAATCCCTGGACGCACACCAGGGCAACGTCTCGGCCGCCGCCGACGCCCTCGGCATCAGCCGCGCGACCCTGTACCGCAAACTCAAACAGTTGCGCCTGTGA
- the mrdA gene encoding penicillin-binding protein 2 codes for MPEPIPIKDHEKETRLVNKRLMACALFVVAITCALVVRMYVLQVVEFDYHSTISENNRVHVLPITPTRGLIYDRNGVVLADNRPSFNLTITRERAADVKEELDEVINLLHLPSEDRTLFDKAMKQARHPFVPVTLFYELTEEQIAVLAVNEFRLPGLDVEPQFVRHYPMGAHFAHSIGYVGRINEKESKVLDGVEYRGTQSIGKTGIEKFYESELHGHVGYEEVETNAQGRVLRVLKHTDPTPGKNIVLSLDVHLQEAAEDALGDRRGSVVALDPSTGEVLAMVSKPSFDPNMFVTGISFKEYAALHDSIDRPLFNRVLRGLYAPGSTIKPEMAIAGLDAGVVTPQTRVFDPGYYQLPDFDHKYRNWNHSGDGWVDMDAAIMRSNDTYFYDLAHKLGIDRLHDYMAMFGLGEKVSLDMFEESAGLMPSQAWKRATRRQPWFPGETVILGIGQGYMQVTPLQLAQATALIANKGVWNRPHLAKTVDGVAPVDENPMPNILLKDPRDWEQVNHGMQMVMHDARGIARAAAVGAQYRIAGKSGTAQVVAIKQGERYNRAKTLERNRDNALFVGFAPAEHPKIVISVMIENGEAGGRVAGPVVRQIMDAWLLDQDGHLKPQYATPAKAPGDPHV; via the coding sequence ATGCCCGAACCGATACCGATCAAGGATCACGAAAAAGAGACGCGCCTGGTCAATAAAAGACTGATGGCCTGCGCCTTGTTTGTGGTCGCCATTACCTGCGCGCTGGTGGTGCGCATGTACGTGCTGCAGGTGGTCGAATTCGATTACCACTCGACGATTTCCGAAAACAACCGCGTCCACGTTTTGCCGATCACCCCGACGCGAGGGCTGATCTATGACCGCAACGGCGTGGTCCTGGCGGACAACCGGCCCAGCTTCAACCTGACCATCACCCGCGAACGTGCTGCGGATGTCAAAGAAGAGCTGGATGAGGTAATCAACCTCCTGCACCTGCCGTCAGAAGACCGCACGTTGTTCGACAAGGCGATGAAGCAGGCGCGGCATCCATTCGTCCCAGTGACCTTGTTCTACGAACTCACCGAGGAGCAGATCGCCGTCCTTGCGGTCAACGAATTCCGTCTGCCGGGGCTGGATGTCGAGCCGCAATTCGTCCGTCACTACCCGATGGGCGCGCACTTCGCGCACTCGATCGGTTACGTCGGTCGCATCAACGAGAAAGAATCCAAAGTACTGGATGGTGTGGAATACCGCGGTACCCAATCCATTGGTAAAACCGGCATCGAAAAATTCTACGAGTCCGAGTTGCACGGTCACGTCGGTTACGAAGAAGTGGAAACCAACGCCCAGGGCCGCGTGCTGCGCGTGCTCAAGCACACCGATCCAACCCCCGGCAAAAACATCGTTCTGAGCCTCGACGTCCACCTTCAGGAAGCCGCGGAGGATGCCCTGGGTGATCGCCGCGGCTCGGTGGTTGCCCTGGATCCGTCGACCGGCGAGGTGCTGGCCATGGTCAGCAAGCCAAGCTTCGACCCGAACATGTTCGTGACCGGCATCAGCTTCAAGGAATACGCGGCGCTGCACGATTCCATCGACCGGCCGCTGTTCAATCGCGTCCTGCGCGGCCTCTATGCGCCGGGCTCGACCATCAAGCCGGAAATGGCGATTGCCGGCCTCGATGCCGGCGTGGTCACCCCGCAAACCCGGGTCTTCGACCCTGGCTATTACCAGTTGCCGGACTTCGACCACAAATACCGCAACTGGAACCACAGCGGCGACGGCTGGGTGGACATGGACGCGGCGATCATGCGTTCCAACGACACCTACTTCTACGACTTGGCGCACAAGCTCGGCATCGATCGGCTGCACGATTACATGGCGATGTTCGGGCTCGGCGAGAAAGTCTCCCTGGACATGTTCGAAGAATCGGCCGGTCTGATGCCGTCCCAAGCCTGGAAACGCGCGACCCGCCGTCAGCCATGGTTCCCCGGCGAAACCGTGATCCTCGGCATCGGCCAAGGCTACATGCAAGTCACACCACTGCAACTGGCCCAGGCCACCGCGTTGATTGCCAATAAAGGCGTGTGGAATCGGCCGCACCTGGCCAAAACCGTCGATGGCGTGGCGCCGGTGGACGAGAACCCGATGCCGAACATCCTGCTCAAGGATCCGCGTGATTGGGAGCAGGTCAACCACGGCATGCAAATGGTCATGCACGATGCGCGCGGCATTGCCCGGGCGGCAGCGGTGGGTGCCCAATACCGTATCGCCGGCAAGAGTGGTACCGCGCAGGTGGTGGCGATCAAGCAGGGTGAGCGTTACAACCGGGCGAAAACCCTGGAACGTAACCGTGACAACGCCTTGTTTGTCGGTTTTGCTCCGGCCGAGCATCCGAAGATTGTGATCTCGGTGATGATCGAAAACGGCGAGGCCGGCGGTCGTGTTGCCGGTCCCGTGGTGCGGCAGATCATGGACGCCTGGTTACTCGATCAGGACGGCCATCTCAAACCGCAGTACGCCACGCCCGCCAAAGCGCCGGGCGATCCTCACGTCTAA
- the qhpG gene encoding flavin-dependent monooxygenase QhpG: MILILGAGPAGAAVALGLRRLGYPVTLVSEWRRFAALEGVSVRVLEALRGAGLNLALADAALPSQRQVSWNGQQHAQNIEFLLDRPSFDRGLREDLRVAGVELIEGRVLTVQSSAAGHRVEVEGRETLSADFLVEARGRSAPALGKGLRGPETVSLLNRWQATPGYTASAVESLEDGWAWMARRADGQCYWQWTVDVASAELPGKAQLLDYCRQRRHGSAVARAFFGDQPDSDLQLHARSSTAILCPQVCGDNWIRVGDAAMAVDPLSGNGIFQSLSSALQAPTVINTLLRKPERAALAQRFHQQRVARLFLRFARIGRDFYADEQRWPDQPFWQARRQWPDAELAHAEADFASLRIERAPVLRDGFVDEAEVVITADQPLGIWHVQGVELAPLVRRLWVESAEQALAGLTSEQGRVVRGWLLAQGFKP; the protein is encoded by the coding sequence ATGATTCTGATTCTTGGCGCCGGGCCGGCGGGCGCAGCGGTGGCACTGGGTTTGCGCCGGCTCGGTTACCCGGTGACGCTGGTCAGCGAATGGCGGCGCTTTGCTGCGCTTGAGGGCGTTTCCGTGCGGGTGCTGGAGGCGTTGCGTGGCGCGGGGTTGAACCTCGCGTTGGCGGACGCGGCGCTGCCTTCCCAGCGGCAAGTGTCGTGGAACGGCCAGCAGCATGCGCAGAACATCGAATTTTTATTGGATCGCCCGAGCTTTGATCGAGGTCTGCGCGAGGATTTGCGTGTGGCCGGTGTCGAGCTGATCGAAGGACGGGTACTGACGGTGCAGTCCTCGGCGGCGGGGCATCGAGTCGAGGTTGAAGGGCGTGAAACGTTGAGCGCGGACTTTCTGGTGGAGGCGCGCGGACGTTCAGCACCAGCCCTCGGCAAAGGCTTGCGCGGGCCGGAGACGGTCAGCCTGCTCAATCGCTGGCAGGCCACGCCAGGCTACACCGCCAGCGCCGTGGAAAGCCTTGAGGACGGCTGGGCCTGGATGGCGCGGCGGGCTGACGGGCAGTGTTACTGGCAATGGACGGTGGACGTGGCCAGCGCTGAGTTGCCGGGCAAGGCGCAGTTGCTCGATTACTGCCGTCAGCGGCGCCACGGTTCGGCAGTGGCTCGGGCGTTTTTCGGTGATCAGCCGGATAGCGATCTGCAACTGCACGCGCGCAGCAGCACGGCGATTCTGTGCCCACAGGTCTGTGGCGATAACTGGATTCGGGTAGGTGACGCGGCGATGGCGGTGGATCCGTTGTCGGGTAACGGGATTTTTCAGTCGCTGTCGTCGGCATTGCAGGCGCCGACGGTGATCAACACCTTATTGCGTAAACCGGAGCGGGCAGCGTTGGCCCAGCGCTTTCATCAGCAGCGGGTGGCGCGGTTGTTTTTGCGCTTTGCCCGGATCGGGCGGGATTTTTATGCGGATGAACAGCGGTGGCCGGATCAGCCATTCTGGCAGGCGCGGCGGCAGTGGCCGGATGCTGAGTTGGCCCATGCCGAGGCGGATTTTGCCTCGTTGCGAATTGAGCGGGCGCCGGTTTTGCGCGACGGGTTTGTCGATGAGGCCGAGGTGGTGATCACGGCGGATCAGCCGCTGGGGATCTGGCATGTGCAGGGGGTTGAGCTGGCGCCGCTGGTGCGGCGGTTGTGGGTTGAATCTGCCGAGCAGGCGTTGGCGGGGTTGACCTCGGAGCAGGGGCGGGTGGTTCGGGGGTGGTTATTAGCTCAGGGGTTCAAACCCTGA